In one window of Streptomyces sp. FXJ1.172 DNA:
- a CDS encoding TetR/AcrR family transcriptional regulator, whose translation MTDPLDTTSDRRPGGRTARIRAQVLDAVRAELAEGGHEGLTMERVAARAGVHRATVYRRWRDVGGLLVDVIDAAGEIDWQPPDTGSLRGDLTALNQEIQESLVLQPSFAIALMAASFHSEEAARAQTRLWTDRYAQCEILVERAIERGELPAQHTDARSLLIAATAPLYHQLVLLRADPEPQLPKRAAEAAVLAAAAGAFCVRREESV comes from the coding sequence ATGACAGACCCACTGGACACGACGTCGGACCGCCGTCCGGGCGGTCGCACCGCCCGCATCCGCGCCCAGGTTCTCGATGCGGTGCGCGCCGAACTCGCTGAAGGCGGTCACGAAGGACTCACGATGGAGCGTGTCGCGGCGCGGGCCGGAGTGCACCGCGCCACGGTCTACCGGCGTTGGCGCGATGTCGGCGGCCTGCTCGTCGACGTCATCGACGCCGCCGGCGAGATCGACTGGCAGCCGCCGGACACCGGCTCGCTGCGCGGCGATCTTACGGCCCTCAATCAGGAGATCCAGGAATCCCTGGTCCTGCAGCCGTCGTTCGCCATCGCCCTGATGGCCGCCTCGTTCCACTCCGAAGAGGCCGCGCGGGCCCAGACGCGGTTGTGGACGGACCGGTACGCCCAGTGCGAGATCCTCGTCGAGCGCGCCATCGAGCGCGGTGAACTCCCCGCACAGCACACGGACGCGCGGAGCCTGCTGATCGCCGCCACGGCGCCGCTCTACCACCAGCTAGTGCTCCTGCGTGCCGATCCGGAGCCGCAACTCCCGAAACGGGCCGCGGAGGCGGCAGTCCTGGCGGCTGCCGCGGGTGCCTTCTGCGTCCGTCGGGAAGAGAGCGTGTGA
- a CDS encoding CatB-related O-acetyltransferase, with the protein MPPATADPTVLHPMPEHPRVVLLKPLVKSPLIEVGDFSYYDDPEDPTAFETRNVLYHCGPERLVIGKYCALGTGTRFIMNGANHRMDGPSTFPFPVMGGSWAEHFDLITDLPGRGDTVVGNDVWFGHGATVMPGVRIGHGAIISAGAVVTGDVPDYGIVGGNPARLIRTRYDAADIARLLAVAWWDWPVQYITRHVRTIMSGTVADLEEAAAQIDQP; encoded by the coding sequence ATGCCGCCCGCTACCGCCGACCCCACCGTGCTCCACCCGATGCCCGAGCACCCGCGCGTGGTTCTGCTCAAGCCGCTGGTGAAGTCGCCCCTGATCGAGGTCGGTGACTTCTCCTACTACGACGATCCGGAGGACCCGACCGCGTTCGAGACGCGCAACGTCCTGTACCACTGCGGGCCCGAGCGGCTTGTCATCGGCAAGTACTGCGCGCTGGGGACGGGCACCCGGTTCATCATGAACGGCGCCAACCACCGCATGGACGGTCCTTCCACCTTCCCGTTCCCCGTCATGGGGGGCTCCTGGGCGGAGCACTTCGACCTGATCACCGACCTGCCCGGCCGGGGCGACACGGTCGTCGGCAACGACGTGTGGTTCGGCCACGGCGCCACGGTCATGCCCGGCGTACGCATCGGTCACGGCGCGATCATCTCCGCCGGCGCCGTGGTCACCGGCGACGTCCCCGATTACGGCATCGTCGGCGGCAACCCCGCTCGGCTCATCCGCACCCGCTACGACGCTGCGGACATCGCCCGGCTCCTGGCCGTGGCGTGGTGGGACTGGCCCGTGCAGTACATCACCAGGCATGTACGGACGATCATGTCGGGAACCGTCGCGGACCTGGAGGAGGCCGCCGCGCAGATCGACCAGCCCTGA
- a CDS encoding DUF6400 family protein translates to MTPHDPTPETPHRNEPARTPDATEPPSLACFDLDFTAHEIERRAQVLAALGPDWDPVEALRGEEQAYDLLYAGLNAEQQRLYDDLVTAGVLPRRAGSDGRGGSDGDDRAAA, encoded by the coding sequence ATGACCCCCCATGATCCGACCCCTGAGACGCCGCACCGGAACGAGCCCGCTCGCACGCCGGACGCCACCGAGCCGCCCTCGCTCGCCTGCTTCGACCTCGACTTCACCGCCCACGAGATCGAGCGGCGCGCCCAGGTTCTCGCCGCCCTCGGCCCGGACTGGGACCCCGTCGAGGCGCTGCGCGGTGAGGAGCAGGCGTACGACCTGCTGTACGCCGGTCTGAATGCCGAGCAGCAGCGCCTGTACGACGACCTGGTCACGGCGGGGGTGCTGCCGCGGCGCGCGGGCAGCGACGGGCGTGGCGGCAGTGACGGCGATGACCGTGCTGCCGCTTGA
- a CDS encoding NucA/NucB deoxyribonuclease domain-containing protein — translation MIFVAVLLLAWPTAASASTGHTVHKVRKVVSTYIITDPSLLRSPQHLIAATDSEATLRKMGYRAVGEPGAAATPRARANGPDPSYVVSSSRFPNGQKPADPYDYATPAECQAHIFDATRSIGWIKNRYSYCNSFAYVRFAHECDDLSGCHVVGHLVATPWIYGNGKIGGYQGTSDRWAHFSIHFTPLKVTGVYTFDGFLTITMSCKGYIKHERDDSACHIGDGNGRTAFIPLLKQDDEFHMDLVSDAYTPGPFAGPQIASGVFQIHINVDLPGFEPVSQADGPEGGMRFDSAWYLAPNSPTEQLGSVFDRARPGMSYNEDDNAIHDVAEHIRGARANPAATDPYAPQKHLAGAVPSDPVHRLAPGSGQYQNDRSRANRSETSSFCKSQWMEPKPSRGVWECDEYPFASTYEGSARYRYDALKYKNWWSAAWVTGGQNGDNGEAGRRLGRWYTNDRILDGDPFFIPVEGSPGTAPIGRLTPVQAGQDMDVFGDATNRHESADRYVTGHGWSGWNDLGGYIVGDSSAVAVDGNVEVFGHGPNLHAYQKVWTAGNGWSGWKDLGGNLIGDLSAISFGHQVQVFGRGPNHHAYQKVWDPGTGWSGWNDLGGSFAGDVTAIQYGGQAQVFGVGDNNHAYQKVWDPQTGWSGWNDLGGSFVGDLSAIQYGEQVQVFGTGPDNRAYQKVWDTGTGWSGWNNLGGQFITDLSVIQYGEQVQVFGTGPNHHAYQKVWDTRTGWSGWNDLGGYIVGDLSAIQYGEQVQVFGRGSNGHADQKVWDTRSGWSGWHDLGGQFA, via the coding sequence TTGATCTTCGTCGCGGTGCTGCTGCTGGCCTGGCCCACCGCTGCGTCGGCATCCACCGGGCATACGGTGCACAAGGTCCGCAAGGTCGTCAGTACCTACATCATCACCGACCCGAGCCTGCTGCGCTCACCCCAACACCTCATCGCCGCCACCGACTCGGAGGCCACGCTGAGGAAGATGGGCTACCGGGCCGTCGGCGAACCCGGTGCTGCCGCCACACCTCGAGCCAGGGCCAACGGACCAGACCCCTCGTACGTCGTCAGCAGCTCCCGCTTCCCCAACGGACAAAAGCCTGCCGATCCGTACGACTACGCGACCCCGGCCGAGTGCCAGGCCCACATCTTCGACGCCACACGGTCCATCGGGTGGATCAAGAACCGCTACTCGTACTGCAACAGTTTCGCCTACGTCCGGTTCGCCCATGAATGCGACGACCTGAGCGGCTGCCACGTCGTCGGCCACCTGGTCGCGACCCCCTGGATCTACGGCAACGGCAAGATCGGCGGGTATCAGGGCACAAGCGACCGATGGGCCCACTTCAGCATCCACTTCACCCCGCTGAAGGTCACCGGCGTCTACACCTTCGACGGCTTCCTGACCATCACCATGAGCTGCAAGGGCTACATAAAACACGAGCGTGACGACAGCGCCTGCCACATCGGTGACGGCAATGGCCGCACCGCCTTCATCCCCCTGCTGAAGCAGGACGACGAGTTCCATATGGACCTGGTGTCCGACGCGTACACCCCAGGCCCGTTCGCAGGTCCGCAGATCGCCTCCGGCGTCTTCCAGATCCACATCAACGTCGACCTCCCCGGCTTCGAACCGGTCAGCCAGGCCGACGGCCCCGAGGGCGGCATGCGGTTCGACAGCGCCTGGTACCTCGCACCGAACTCGCCGACCGAACAGCTCGGTTCGGTCTTCGACCGCGCCCGTCCCGGCATGTCCTACAACGAGGACGACAACGCCATCCACGATGTCGCCGAGCACATCCGCGGCGCCCGCGCGAACCCGGCCGCAACCGACCCCTACGCTCCCCAAAAGCACCTGGCCGGAGCCGTGCCCAGCGACCCTGTCCATCGCTTGGCGCCGGGATCGGGGCAGTACCAGAATGACCGCTCCAGAGCGAACCGTTCCGAGACCAGCAGCTTCTGCAAGAGCCAGTGGATGGAGCCGAAACCGTCGAGGGGCGTGTGGGAGTGCGACGAATACCCCTTCGCCTCCACTTACGAAGGTTCCGCCCGCTACCGCTACGACGCACTGAAGTACAAGAACTGGTGGTCAGCCGCTTGGGTCACCGGCGGCCAGAACGGAGACAACGGCGAAGCGGGAAGGCGGCTCGGCCGTTGGTACACCAATGACCGCATCCTGGACGGCGACCCGTTCTTCATCCCCGTCGAAGGCTCGCCCGGCACCGCCCCGATCGGCCGTCTCACTCCCGTGCAGGCCGGGCAGGATATGGACGTCTTCGGCGACGCCACGAACCGGCACGAGTCCGCCGACCGGTACGTGACGGGACACGGCTGGTCCGGCTGGAACGATCTCGGCGGATACATCGTCGGCGACTCCTCCGCGGTCGCTGTCGACGGGAACGTGGAGGTCTTCGGGCACGGCCCGAACCTGCACGCCTACCAGAAGGTATGGACGGCGGGGAACGGCTGGTCCGGCTGGAAGGATCTGGGTGGCAACCTGATCGGGGACCTGTCCGCGATCTCCTTCGGCCATCAGGTCCAGGTCTTCGGACGCGGCCCCAACCACCACGCCTACCAGAAGGTATGGGACCCGGGCACCGGCTGGTCCGGGTGGAACGACCTCGGGGGAAGCTTCGCCGGCGACGTCACCGCGATCCAGTACGGAGGACAGGCGCAAGTCTTCGGGGTGGGCGACAACAACCACGCCTACCAGAAGGTGTGGGATCCGCAGACCGGGTGGTCCGGCTGGAATGACCTCGGCGGAAGCTTCGTCGGCGACCTCTCCGCGATCCAGTACGGGGAACAGGTCCAGGTCTTCGGTACCGGCCCGGACAACCGCGCCTACCAGAAGGTGTGGGACACCGGAACCGGGTGGTCCGGCTGGAACAACCTCGGCGGCCAGTTCATCACCGACTTGTCCGTGATCCAGTACGGGGAACAGGTCCAGGTCTTCGGCACCGGCCCGAACCACCACGCCTACCAGAAGGTGTGGGACACGAGGACCGGCTGGTCCGGCTGGAACGACCTCGGCGGTTACATCGTCGGCGACCTCTCCGCCATCCAGTACGGGGAACAGGTCCAGGTCTTCGGACGCGGCTCGAACGGTCACGCGGACCAGAAGGTGTGGGACACGAGGAGCGGCTGGTCCGGCTGGCACGACCTCGGCGGCCAGTTCGCCTGA
- a CDS encoding tetratricopeptide repeat protein, translating into MSREEDERAAALVELRRRLDDGLAHRRLTKTQLAARTGLGRTTLQAAFQPGGPVPSAATVAALAGKLGLPVEELLELRRAAAGEAGRVRAGQEAPGRPIGQWDPHDLEVHPAATVSATAGSGSRPQRALPGYVCRAHDQVLAAAVREASEGRSRMLVLVGSSSTGKTRACWEAVQPLAAEGWRLWHPHDPSRAAAALADLDRVAPRTVVWLNEAQHYLGSPRTGERIAAAVHTLLTHPDRRPVLVLGTLWPEYADSYTVLPRPGEPDPHSRVRELLAGHTVTVPDAFGQEALRAATALAQGGDRFITDALTRAHAHGRLTQELAGAPELLRRYEHGTPAARALLEVAMDARRLGVGLRLPQSFLIDAATDYFTDHDYDQLTEDWAEAAFAHLARPVHGTQAPLRRSTTRPARRPPGAPAGAATPVPVTGPGFRLADYLEQHGRGGRHRLCPPASFWHAAHAHLTHPDDLNNLATAANGRHRLQWAHHLRHKAADAGHPDVLFKLALMKEEAGDREGAETLYRRAADAGFPEGLAELAQSREVAGDLEGAETVAWQAAEAGYAKALTDLARLRHELGDREGGEILARQAAEAGHTKALTDLAHLRQLAGDPEGAESLYRQAAGTGDPGALADLAQFRRETGDLDGAENLYRQAADACGPGALADLARVRHGAGDWEGAYLLALQAVDDGCLDALDTLARIRETAGDQEGAEILAQEAAEVGYPSVLFDLARIREEAGDRESAEALFQQAADAGRLDALDTLARIRETAGDQEGAETLARRAAGAGRFGALFDLVRIREEAGDREGAERLARQAFEAGRSSALLNLARIRETAGDRESAETLYQQAADAGDPGALAGLARMREMTGDLAGAESLYRQAVGAGYLPALDILARIREAAGDPAGAEALNRQAADAGRPPHDIKKRWPYGLDPDGTPTPPWP; encoded by the coding sequence GTGAGCAGGGAAGAAGACGAACGCGCGGCCGCCCTCGTCGAACTGCGCAGGCGGCTGGATGACGGACTGGCTCACAGGAGGCTGACCAAGACCCAGCTCGCCGCCCGGACGGGGCTGGGGCGCACGACCCTCCAGGCGGCTTTCCAGCCCGGCGGGCCCGTTCCGTCCGCCGCGACTGTCGCGGCACTGGCCGGCAAACTGGGCCTGCCGGTGGAGGAGTTGCTGGAGCTGCGACGGGCTGCGGCTGGTGAGGCCGGTCGGGTGCGTGCTGGGCAGGAGGCGCCGGGCAGGCCGATCGGGCAGTGGGATCCTCACGATCTGGAGGTTCATCCCGCCGCGACCGTCAGCGCCACAGCCGGCTCCGGTTCGCGCCCGCAACGGGCGCTGCCCGGTTATGTGTGCCGCGCCCACGACCAGGTCCTGGCGGCGGCGGTGCGGGAGGCTTCGGAGGGCCGCAGCCGCATGCTGGTCCTGGTCGGATCGTCTTCGACCGGCAAGACGCGGGCATGCTGGGAGGCTGTCCAGCCGCTGGCCGCCGAAGGGTGGCGGCTGTGGCACCCCCACGATCCCAGCAGGGCCGCGGCCGCACTCGCCGACCTCGACCGTGTGGCGCCCCGCACGGTGGTCTGGCTCAACGAAGCCCAGCACTACCTCGGCAGCCCCCGGACCGGCGAGCGCATCGCGGCCGCCGTCCACACCCTTCTCACCCACCCCGACCGCCGGCCGGTCCTCGTCCTGGGCACCCTGTGGCCCGAGTACGCCGACTCCTACACGGTCCTGCCCCGACCCGGTGAGCCCGACCCGCACAGCCGGGTCCGCGAGCTCCTGGCCGGACACACCGTTACCGTCCCCGACGCTTTCGGCCAGGAAGCGCTCCGCGCCGCCACCGCCCTCGCTCAAGGAGGCGACCGGTTCATCACGGACGCCCTCACTCGCGCCCACGCCCACGGGCGGCTCACCCAGGAACTCGCCGGGGCACCCGAACTCCTGCGCCGCTACGAACACGGCACCCCGGCCGCCAGAGCCCTGCTGGAGGTCGCGATGGACGCCCGCCGCCTCGGCGTCGGACTCCGCCTCCCGCAGTCCTTCCTCATCGACGCCGCCACCGACTACTTCACCGACCACGACTACGACCAGCTCACCGAGGACTGGGCCGAAGCCGCCTTCGCCCACCTCGCCCGCCCCGTCCACGGCACACAAGCCCCCTTGCGCCGCAGCACCACCCGCCCCGCGCGCCGTCCCCCGGGCGCTCCGGCAGGGGCCGCCACGCCCGTCCCGGTGACAGGACCGGGCTTCCGCCTCGCAGACTACCTCGAACAACACGGCCGCGGCGGGCGCCACAGGCTCTGCCCGCCCGCCTCGTTCTGGCACGCCGCCCACGCCCATCTCACCCACCCCGACGACCTGAATAACCTCGCCACCGCGGCCAACGGCAGACACCGCTTGCAATGGGCCCATCACCTGCGGCACAAGGCCGCCGACGCCGGCCATCCGGATGTCCTGTTCAAGCTGGCGTTGATGAAGGAGGAGGCCGGAGACCGGGAGGGGGCCGAAACCCTCTACCGGCGGGCCGCCGACGCCGGTTTTCCCGAAGGCCTGGCCGAACTGGCGCAGTCGCGGGAGGTGGCCGGCGACCTGGAGGGTGCCGAAACCGTGGCCTGGCAGGCTGCCGAAGCCGGCTACGCCAAGGCCCTGACCGACCTGGCGCGGCTTCGGCATGAACTCGGGGACCGGGAAGGCGGCGAGATCCTGGCCCGGCAGGCTGCCGAAGCCGGCCATACCAAGGCCCTGACCGACCTCGCCCACTTGCGGCAGTTGGCCGGGGACCCGGAAGGCGCCGAAAGCCTCTACCGGCAGGCCGCCGGAACAGGGGACCCGGGCGCTCTGGCCGACCTGGCACAATTCCGGCGCGAAACCGGTGACCTGGACGGCGCCGAAAACCTCTACCGACAGGCCGCTGACGCCTGCGGCCCCGGCGCTCTGGCCGACCTGGCCCGAGTGCGGCACGGGGCCGGGGACTGGGAAGGCGCCTACCTCCTCGCGTTGCAGGCTGTCGACGACGGCTGTCTGGATGCGCTGGACACCCTGGCGCGGATACGGGAGACGGCCGGGGACCAGGAGGGCGCGGAGATCCTGGCCCAAGAGGCTGCCGAAGTCGGCTACCCCAGCGTCTTGTTCGACCTGGCGCGGATCCGGGAGGAGGCCGGGGACCGGGAAAGCGCCGAAGCCCTCTTCCAGCAGGCAGCCGACGCCGGCCGCCTGGATGCGCTGGACACCCTGGCGCGGATACGGGAGACGGCCGGGGACCAGGAGGGCGCCGAGACCCTGGCCCGGCGGGCTGCCGGAGCCGGCCGCTTCGGCGCCTTGTTCGACCTGGTGCGGATCAGGGAAGAGGCCGGGGACCGAGAGGGCGCCGAGCGCCTGGCGAGGCAGGCATTCGAAGCCGGCCGCTCCAGCGCCTTGCTCAACCTGGCGCGGATCAGGGAGACGGCCGGGGACCGGGAAAGCGCCGAAACCCTCTACCAGCAGGCAGCCGACGCCGGCGACCCGGGCGCGCTCGCCGGCCTGGCAAGGATGCGGGAGATGACCGGCGACCTGGCAGGCGCCGAATCCCTCTACCGGCAGGCTGTCGGCGCCGGATATCTGCCTGCCCTGGACATCCTGGCGCGGATACGGGAGGCGGCCGGGGACCCGGCAGGAGCCGAAGCCCTCAACCGGCAGGCAGCCGACGCCGGTCGGCCTCCTCACGACATCAAGAAGAGATGGCCCTACGGACTGGACCCGGACGGTACGCCCACTCCCCCCTGGCCCTGA
- a CDS encoding endonuclease domain-containing protein has protein sequence MSERAMPGRTDGLMPLGAADALWADLTADSAVPTVSRALTCSPAVARVGHVLLGAHVVATVRASGGQWSVPEDEVRRAAAELNAVGMDRQDLVRIGPFRGAPTGECSEETLLRWRRRVMGELQGLSGPERAARPEAGRPYHLAGIDWRQMLVERTRDDTQRTWWLPRAVVRLLDAAEHTETQWVQAARTRRASAAATEPPSHPPRAQDTDSRRTTNPEGPTASPRPYNGELAGQLYSVLSRKPGTSRKVAGWSCAVCRTAPAAVLDHCHEHGYVRAPVCQSCNTQERPDHLYSNDIRVANRYTRLFDTDTGHWLRHWHRCPGCRARTTLPLPHLAAWTAHIACRSLRPTHRAPRGRKPCGVLRVSWTGSQNAPRSCLLTVAVDFCPSGEHRVLAQVPYREAAERFRAWLAETAPAVAAAAGPDRLDGLPAQSRPVIADTSGEGLALF, from the coding sequence ATGTCAGAGCGTGCCATGCCTGGTCGTACGGACGGCCTGATGCCCCTGGGTGCTGCGGACGCTTTGTGGGCCGATTTGACGGCCGACAGCGCTGTGCCGACGGTTTCCCGGGCGTTGACCTGCTCTCCTGCCGTCGCCCGGGTGGGGCACGTCCTGCTCGGCGCCCATGTGGTGGCGACGGTGAGGGCGAGCGGCGGTCAGTGGAGTGTTCCGGAGGATGAGGTGCGCCGGGCGGCCGCGGAACTGAACGCGGTGGGGATGGATCGGCAGGACCTGGTCCGCATCGGTCCGTTTCGTGGGGCGCCGACGGGGGAGTGCAGCGAGGAAACGCTGCTGCGTTGGCGCCGGCGCGTCATGGGGGAACTGCAGGGGCTGAGCGGCCCCGAGCGCGCTGCACGACCTGAAGCCGGCCGACCGTACCACCTGGCGGGGATCGACTGGCGACAGATGCTCGTGGAGCGGACCCGCGACGATACGCAGCGGACGTGGTGGCTGCCGCGCGCTGTGGTCAGGCTGCTCGACGCGGCCGAGCACACCGAGACGCAGTGGGTGCAAGCCGCGCGGACCCGCCGGGCAAGCGCAGCCGCCACCGAACCGCCCTCCCACCCCCCACGGGCCCAAGACACCGACAGTCGGCGGACGACGAACCCCGAGGGCCCCACCGCCTCACCGCGCCCGTACAACGGAGAGCTGGCAGGCCAGCTGTACTCGGTGCTCAGCAGGAAGCCCGGTACCTCCCGCAAGGTGGCCGGGTGGTCGTGCGCCGTCTGCCGCACCGCGCCCGCCGCAGTCCTCGACCACTGCCACGAACACGGCTACGTCCGCGCCCCCGTCTGCCAGTCCTGCAACACACAGGAACGCCCCGACCATCTGTACAGCAACGACATCCGCGTGGCGAACCGCTACACACGCCTCTTCGACACCGACACCGGCCACTGGCTTCGCCACTGGCACCGCTGCCCCGGCTGTCGCGCACGCACCACCCTGCCCCTGCCGCACCTCGCCGCGTGGACCGCCCACATAGCCTGCCGATCGCTGCGCCCGACCCACCGCGCCCCCCGTGGGCGCAAGCCCTGCGGTGTCCTGCGCGTGTCCTGGACGGGGAGTCAGAACGCGCCCCGTTCCTGCCTGCTCACTGTCGCCGTCGACTTCTGCCCCTCCGGCGAGCACCGTGTCCTGGCGCAAGTCCCCTACCGGGAAGCCGCCGAGCGGTTTCGTGCCTGGTTGGCCGAGACGGCCCCTGCCGTGGCCGCCGCAGCCGGTCCTGACCGCCTGGACGGGCTCCCTGCCCAGTCCCGGCCAGTCATCGCGGACACCAGCGGCGAGGGCCTGGCACTCTTCTGA
- a CDS encoding DUF5825 family protein: MPFTTPRATVQGWRDHDEHIRTLPGMSLGHIPLVSDASDAPRLWDLGVRRAEIDAPVDLAAPGPSAARSAIDRLCLIRDLTARAVQIDWDLRLPPDQADHLWKVLSHLHPPRTVAGPADAETALHAWRTRHYLCKLLWRQGPGFVQIRDRRWGDLRRFTADDPRYPAAIARLDRGARPADIPHDILEELTAEHLVLRTDDLAWWLPYRVSRWLQEAMAV; this comes from the coding sequence ATGCCATTCACCACGCCTCGCGCGACCGTCCAGGGCTGGCGCGACCATGACGAACACATTCGGACACTGCCCGGCATGTCACTGGGACACATACCGCTCGTCTCCGATGCGAGCGACGCCCCCCGGCTGTGGGACCTTGGGGTACGGCGGGCCGAGATCGACGCTCCGGTCGACCTCGCCGCGCCGGGACCGTCGGCCGCCCGATCGGCGATCGACCGGCTTTGCCTGATCCGCGACCTCACGGCCCGAGCCGTCCAGATCGACTGGGACCTGCGCCTGCCGCCGGACCAGGCCGATCATCTGTGGAAAGTACTGTCCCATCTGCACCCGCCCCGGACCGTCGCCGGCCCCGCCGACGCTGAGACCGCCCTCCACGCCTGGCGCACACGCCACTACCTGTGCAAACTGCTCTGGCGTCAGGGGCCGGGCTTCGTGCAGATCCGCGATCGGCGCTGGGGCGACCTGCGCCGCTTCACTGCGGACGACCCCCGCTACCCCGCGGCGATCGCGCGGCTCGACCGGGGCGCCCGCCCCGCCGACATCCCCCACGACATCCTCGAGGAACTCACCGCCGAACACCTCGTCCTGCGGACCGACGACCTCGCCTGGTGGCTGCCCTACCGCGTATCGCGTTGGCTGCAGGAGGCCATGGCCGTATAG
- a CDS encoding RiPP maturation radical SAM C-methyltransferase, translated as MRVLLLNMPWSPIDLPSLALGILKRSVDERVAGATCDVLHANLDFTDWITRRTEFSAEDYEYYALSSYFLGCGDWVFSSALYDDPAWKDAEFTRAMSGKLRSKRMQVTRELHAMVPQFVEEVARRVVDLAPDVVGLTSTFQQNTAALAAARHIKRLAPHIVTVMGGANCDAEQGAAVHRNFPFVDFVIRGEGEDAFPRLLEALRDGSPSAALTDIAGLCHRAHGTSSVANPMPAGPLPPTAILPPDYSGYFERLAGSVARNWVEPKLVVEGARGCWWGEKHHCTFCGLNGSFMEFRSKSPDTFYQEIMDLAERHRVLDMYVVDNILDMRYLSTVLPRIIDSGYDLRMHIEIKANMRRPQLQILADAGLIYVQPGIESLNSRVLDLMDKGVSGCQNVRMLRDAAETGLSVSWNYLHGFPGETADDYAPVIRQLPALEHLNPPVDLSARIAIERFSPYFNRPELGFTGLRPEEHYLFTYDLPEEELHDLAYVFQAPERGIGEPTVTQLNEGIAAWKKHHTDARLTHADLGDRIMLVSRRRSFAWHTLCLTDPFAVAVFRLLDQPHSPTALHRKATADLASAHHTLQDVQALLDEWTTLGVTFTDAGQYVHIAPAAVNQELLRLDYMRHVHARPLPDPAEERAVEERAVEDRAVPAPALP; from the coding sequence GTGCGCGTTCTCCTGCTCAACATGCCCTGGTCGCCGATCGACCTGCCCTCCCTCGCCCTGGGCATCCTCAAACGCAGCGTCGACGAGCGCGTCGCCGGGGCGACGTGCGACGTGCTGCACGCCAACCTGGACTTCACCGACTGGATCACCCGGCGCACCGAGTTCTCCGCCGAGGACTACGAGTACTACGCGCTCTCCTCCTATTTCCTCGGCTGCGGCGACTGGGTGTTCTCCAGCGCGCTGTACGACGATCCGGCCTGGAAGGACGCCGAGTTCACCCGGGCGATGTCCGGCAAGCTGCGTTCCAAGCGGATGCAGGTGACCCGTGAACTGCACGCGATGGTCCCGCAGTTCGTGGAAGAAGTCGCGAGGCGGGTGGTGGACCTGGCCCCCGACGTCGTGGGGCTGACGTCCACCTTCCAGCAGAACACCGCCGCTCTGGCCGCCGCCCGGCACATCAAGCGGCTCGCCCCGCACATCGTGACGGTCATGGGCGGCGCCAACTGCGACGCCGAGCAGGGGGCAGCCGTCCACCGCAACTTCCCCTTCGTCGACTTCGTGATACGCGGTGAGGGCGAGGACGCCTTCCCCCGCCTGCTCGAAGCGCTGCGGGACGGGTCGCCGAGCGCTGCCCTCACCGACATCGCGGGGCTGTGCCACCGCGCCCACGGGACTTCCTCGGTCGCGAACCCGATGCCGGCGGGCCCCTTGCCGCCGACGGCGATCCTCCCTCCCGACTACAGCGGGTACTTCGAACGCCTCGCCGGTTCCGTGGCGCGCAACTGGGTCGAGCCGAAACTGGTCGTCGAGGGCGCCCGCGGCTGCTGGTGGGGGGAGAAGCACCACTGCACGTTCTGCGGGCTGAACGGCTCGTTCATGGAATTCCGCAGCAAAAGCCCCGACACCTTCTACCAGGAAATCATGGACCTGGCGGAGCGTCACCGCGTCCTGGACATGTACGTGGTCGACAACATCCTCGACATGCGCTACCTGTCCACCGTGCTGCCGCGGATCATCGACAGCGGTTACGACCTGCGCATGCACATCGAAATCAAGGCGAACATGCGCCGCCCGCAGCTGCAGATCCTCGCCGATGCCGGTCTGATCTACGTCCAGCCGGGTATCGAGAGCCTCAACAGCCGAGTACTCGATCTGATGGACAAGGGCGTCAGCGGGTGCCAGAACGTGCGGATGCTCCGGGACGCGGCCGAGACAGGACTGTCCGTCTCCTGGAACTACCTGCACGGCTTCCCCGGTGAGACCGCCGACGACTATGCCCCGGTGATCCGCCAACTGCCCGCGCTGGAGCACCTCAACCCGCCGGTCGACCTGTCCGCCCGGATCGCCATCGAACGCTTCAGCCCGTACTTCAACCGGCCGGAACTGGGCTTCACCGGGCTACGCCCCGAGGAGCACTACCTGTTCACCTACGACCTGCCCGAGGAGGAACTCCACGACCTGGCCTACGTCTTCCAAGCACCGGAACGCGGCATCGGCGAACCCACGGTGACCCAGCTGAACGAGGGCATCGCCGCATGGAAGAAGCACCACACCGATGCCAGGCTCACCCACGCCGACCTCGGAGACCGCATCATGCTGGTCAGCCGGCGCCGCTCGTTCGCCTGGCACACCCTGTGCCTGACGGACCCCTTCGCCGTCGCCGTGTTCCGTCTGCTGGACCAGCCGCACTCTCCCACGGCCCTGCACCGCAAGGCGACCGCGGACCTGGCGTCGGCCCATCACACCCTGCAGGACGTGCAGGCCCTGCTGGACGAATGGACGACGCTCGGCGTGACCTTCACCGACGCCGGTCAGTACGTCCACATCGCTCCGGCCGCAGTCAACCAGGAGCTGCTCCGCCTGGACTACATGCGTCACGTGCACGCACGCCCCTTGCCCGACCCCGCCGAGGAACGGGCCGTGGAGGAACGGGCCGTGGAGGACCGGGCCGTACCGGCACCCGCGCTGCCCTGA